TCCAGCATGCCGCGGTGGCCCTCCACGTACAGCCGTCCATCGCCCAGCAGGATGATGCGCGGTACATCCCCGATGGTATCCTCCGGGATATCAAAAAATGAGGTGATGACGTGGCTGCCGCGCGTGCGCGCGCCCTTTTCTTTTTTGGCCTTCTTCATTGGTATACCCCCGAAAAGCATAGTATCCCCTTTTTAACCTATGCAGGGGTGTGGGGAATCAGAAGGGAAGCGGGCAAAATGAAAAAGCCGGCCCCGGGCAAGCCCGGACCGGCCAT
Above is a window of Maliibacterium massiliense DNA encoding:
- a CDS encoding YabP/YqfC family sporulation protein, whose protein sequence is MKKAKKEKGARTRGSHVITSFFDIPEDTIGDVPRIILLGDGRLYVEGHRGMLEYTQTRIRLRTATAILSVEGERLMLEEITPENTMLVGRIDTVGFLRAR